A region from the Molothrus aeneus isolate 106 chromosome 17, BPBGC_Maene_1.0, whole genome shotgun sequence genome encodes:
- the LOC136564078 gene encoding osteoclast-associated immunoglobulin-like receptor, with protein MMLPVTRVLALGAWLVSQGEATPSAPTISIFQKPPGVIPPGGSTTICCICQCSNGKFMMYKGSHRVPTLEQSGGRAEFSISNATYEDRGSYICHYLEGDAVLARSTELEVFVEELRLPRPNLSVLPGHEVAAGAEVMFLCTTTQPSTGCYLYLEGQIRAQVFPREQGDHNFSLVQKGESGRYSCQCYTLNALREWSAVSNTLDLVVRDYTLCNAVRLALGAGLLLLLGLIAAEAARSRCCRGWGSRPPPPGPAALIALQKPRWDE; from the exons ATGATGCTGCCTGTGACCCGTGTGCTGGCCTTGG GGGCTTGGCTGGTGTCACAGGGCGAGGCTACACCGA GTGCCCCCACAATCTCCATCTTCCAGAAGCCACCAGGGGTGATCCCACCTGGAGGCTCCACCACCATCTGCTGCATTTGCCAGTGCAGCAATGGGAAGTTTATGATGTACAAGGGCAGCCACCGGGTCCCCACCCTGGAGCAGAGTGGTGGCAGGGCCGAGTTCTCCATCTCTAATGCCACCTACGAGGACAGAGGTAGCTACATCTGCCATTACCTGGAGGGAGACGCTGTACTGGCTCGAAGCACTGAACTGGAAGTTTTTGTGGAAG AGCTCCGTCTGCCCCGACCCAACCTCTCTGTCCTGCCTGGGCACGAGGTGGCTGCGGGAGCTGAGGTGATGTTCCTCTGCACcaccacacagcccagcaccgGCTGTTACCTGTACCTGGAGGGCCAGATCCGAGCCCAGGTGTTCCCCAGGGAACAAGGGGACCACAACTTCTCCCTCGTGCAGAAAGGTGAGAGCGGCCGCTACAGCTGCCAGTGCTACACCTTGAATGCTTTGAGAGAATGGTCTGCTGTCAGCAACACCCTGGACCTGGTGGTGAGAG ATTACACGCTGTGCAACGCCGTGCGCCTGGCGCTGGGGgccgggctgctgctcctgctggggctgatCGCGGCCGAGGCGGCGCGGAGCCGCtgctgccggggctgggggagccgcccgcccccgccgggccccgccgcgctcATTGCCCTGCAGAAACCGCGCTGGGATGAATAA